A single window of Leishmania panamensis strain MHOM/PA/94/PSC-1 chromosome 35 sequence DNA harbors:
- a CDS encoding DNA damage repair protein, putative (TriTrypDB/GeneDB-style sysID: LpmP.35.0100), which produces MRPRVTAMSQSMRDQVNSLQRFQQHSRLYFIGQWKTKMEDVFREWFIVHPAWNHGTLEQQRTFLHVDMDAFFCSVQLAKPEYAHLRTKPVGIAAGKYNSDISSCNYLARSYGIHAGMYVNSAKERCPELVTLGHDLEACERVAKTLYRIIFESFPASVKMSMGVYSIDEVMLATDTTDYGLLRSFCEAVRKELLSTTGCTASCGIGPNIMLARVATDCCKPNGILVVHAKDVPQTMASLPLKYIHGAGESTMEKICRALREQHVIDENTDAGDVTCGSVQRLRREVLQRILGKRHGETFYHLVRGEDSRVVTRTGDSEDQRHLGKRTPSVVGCSMNYAVRPEDIDDVWGIVRQLLDHVCAKLQRANTVAQGLRITLLERHPLYPKETQKYMGRGKCVEVHLPIKLPHAMAADKVEVMDREIRRVVAPLLVASRVMSDAERAAQLGLSSSEMDLMIWTVNLASLRDIVVSDLRGITLQATGLRPKQEAPFTLQCLSGQQMTLATGFSNAKRPRTVDAVTVVDTTPVQRLSDTVRCRPSLHSSLAATTLDVLYAQPWPRCDKARAERWCHGCKRACHQLDYPAVKAYLRCALAKLSEWPEPQEAAESFQQLLSFASAHLPAPLDFL; this is translated from the coding sequence ATGCGCCCACGAGTGACGGCGATGAGCCAAAGCATGCGTGATCAGGTGAACAGCCTGCAGCGCTTTCAGCAGCACTCGAGGCTTTACTTCATTGGGCAGTGGAAAACGAAGATGGAGGATGTGTTTCGTGAGTGGTTTATTGTGCACCCGGCGTGGAATCATGGCacactggagcagcagcgcacctttCTCCATGTCGACATGGacgccttcttctgctccgtGCAGCTAGCAAAGCCAGAGTACGCTCATCTGAGGACGAAGCCGGTGGGCATCGCTGCAGGTAAGTACAACAGTGACATCTCCTCTTGCAACTACTTGGCGCGCTCGTATGGCATTCACGCGGGGATGTACGTGAACTCCGCGAAGGAGCGATGTCCAGAGCTTGTGACCCTCGGCCACGACCTCGAGGCGTGCGAGCGTGTCGCCAAGACGCTCTACCGCATCATCTTTGAGTCATTTCCGGCAAGTGTGAAGATGTCAATGGGGGTGTACAGTATTGATGAGGTGATGCTGGCGACCGACACCACTGATTACGGCTTACTGCGGTCCTTCTGCGAGGCCGTGCGCAAGGAGCTGCTCAGTACGACAGGATGCACGGCCTCATGTGGAATAGGGCCAAATATTATGCTGGCGCGCGTCGCCACGGACTGTTGCAAGCCGAATGGGATCTTAGTTGTCCACGCCAAGGACGTGCCGCAGACCATGGCGTCTCTTCCGCTTAAGTATATTCACGGTGCGGGCGAGAGCACCATGGAGAAAATCTGCCGCGCGCTGCGTGAGCAGCACGTCATAGACGAGAATACCGACGCTGGCGACGTTACGTGCGGATCTGTGCAACGACTGAGGCGAGAGGTCTTGCAGAGGATTCTTGGCAAGAGGCATGGCGAGACATTCTACCATCTTGTCCGTGGCGAGGACAGCCGCGTCGTCACTCGCACGGGCGATTCAGAGGACCAGCGGCACTTGGGCAAGCGCACTCCCAGCGTTGTTGGCTGTTCCATGAACTATGCGGTGCGCCCTGAAGATATAGACGACGTGTGGGGGATCGTGCGCCAACTCCTGGACCATGTGTGCGCCAAACTGCAGCGCGCCAATACCGTTGCCCAGGGCCTTCGTATCACACTGCTGGAACGGCATCCCCTATATCCGAAGGAGACGCAAAAGTACATGGGCCGTGGCAAGTGCGTGGAGGTGCATCTGCCAATCAAGCTCCCACATGCGATGGCGGCCGACAAGGTGGAGGTGATGGACCGTGAGATCCGGAGGGTAGTGGCTCCGTTGCTTGTTGCGTCGCGGGTCATGTCCGATGCGGagcgggcggcgcagctgggcCTTTCATCTAGCGAGATGGACCTCATGATTTGGACCGTCAATCTCGCGTCTCTGCGTGATATTGTCGTCTCAGATTTACGCGGCATAACGTTGCAGGCGACAGGTCTTCGACCGAAGCAGGAGGCGCCTTTCACGCTTCAGTGCCTCAGTGGGCAGCAGATGACCCTTGCAACGGGTTTCTCCAACGCGAAGCGACCGCGCACGGTGGATGCAGTGACTGTGGTAGATACCACACCCGTGCAGCGCCTATCCGATACTGTGCGTTGTAGACCGTCTCTTCACAGCAGTTTAGCCGCGACGACACTCGACGTGTTATATGCTCAACCGTGGCCACGTTGTGACAAGGCTAGAGCGGAGAGGTGGTGTCATGGCTGCAAGAGAGCCTGCCATCAGCTCGACTACCCTGCTGTGAAGGCGTATCTTCGCTGCGCCCTGGCAAAGCTCTCCGAGTGGCCCGAGCCGCAAGAAGCCGCAGAGAgcttccagcagctgctctcctTTGCGAGTGCCCATCTCCCGGCACCGCTTGACTTCTTATGA
- a CDS encoding hypothetical protein (TriTrypDB/GeneDB-style sysID: LpmP.35.0110), with amino-acid sequence MSSYQLARPSDGALRTALQAVLATSQAPPLASQPSARKVTWRTRRIVEELKALKGVEELSSYEAELRGLVDVQETRCRLKLVNHAYEDECALSGVEDLLAGEAAERRVLTKNFYATVLPPYEVVHLHLQEELARRSLRCRERATWRALHLRAYSSCLSLAEADDRAALGAMEECSREELKNRRLIELGSQLQRELVAQSRFAGHSRCVDHSKTVERARRQLEWQEEMDRVTVERLSALHIMLLLQNAKVDFSAAIQRDVIRLSVASHATTQQAHLADCKERILTCLEQEQRLRRMVEEQEHTGFKSVTQAFLLGWRAVYKQITKDPDVANVFSKIELLIRRDIVDQRRLEFSSLVLASQEQMSVLTRYQIERRALCQHYIDGARAISDEENREVNDFFRGHHVWRGEQASLHRATVLSTEEVAVRRAIRGAEAQERLVYRLQYLMERLQLQSKEARGRVAEEEERCLDALREQYVQIFFIQGTETLFDGERVERMLIERDESAEAVDMFLPLRQALIHSLVSDACRPLSRLEDEFRARVMVEEARDRRSLIRQQVALSETVNRIGLFKLERRFWQDIIAARVSALEGDERRRLCTSAVAEMLLMRQDVLEDWECASRQYLCKSEALVREGLALTNVLPARSSSWFLTDVTDMWGALEADWGDAASDTATWIANSPLHGPSSLTCSSTLRCEDVLIDAYLERDLIHFMEHREWLQFVDDARKTDSAAESSAVDLPCWKLHSLSMRLESQQRASSINVWHSDNSFDVSFPLVQSSNEAIVSGRTISFYEPDTGATAALIQRDTGAGMVFFLILDDEGTVLASATMAIEMAPMCTAHLCIALDNIRGFIRLV; translated from the coding sequence ATGTCATCATATCAGCTTGCGAGGCCAAGTGACGGTGCTCTGCGCACTGCTTTGCAGGCTGTGCTGGCAACATCGCAGGCACCGCCACTGGCGTCTCAGCCATCTGCAAGAAAGGTGACCTGGCGCACTCGACGCATCGTCGAGGAGCTCAAGGCGCTGAAAGGTGTTGAGGAGCTCTCCTCCTACGAAGCGGAGCTTCGAGGCCTAGTGGACGTGCAAGAGACACGGTGTCGCCTGAAGCTCGTCAACCATGCATACGAGGACGAGTGCGCCTTAAGCGGAGTGGAGGATCTTCTGgcaggcgaagcagctgAGCGCCGTGTTTTGACGAAAAATTTCTATGCTACCGTACTGCCCCCGTACGAGGTCGTTCATCTACACTTGCAGGAGGAGCTCGCGCGGCggtcgctgcgctgccgcgaGCGTGCCACCTGGCGCGCGCTGCACCTACGTGCTTACAGCTCGTGCCTCAGCCTCGCGGAGGCTGACGACCGCGCCGCACTTGGCGCGATGGAAGAGTGCTCACGCGAGGAGCTCAAGAACCGCCGCCTTATTGAGCTAGGcagccagctgcagcgtgaaCTTGTCGCTCAGAGTCGTTTTGCCGGTCACTCGCGATGTGTCGACCATTCAAAAACTGTAGAACGTGCGCGACGACAGTTGGAGTGGCAAGAAGAGATGGATCGGGTCACTGTGGAGCGACTGTCTGCACTACACatcatgctgctgctgcaaaaCGCCAAGGTGGATTTCTCCGCCGCGATCCAGAGAGATGTCATCCGGCTCTCCGTAGCGAGCCACGCAACAacgcagcaggcgcacttGGCGGACTGCAAGGAGCGCATACTCACCTGCCTtgagcaggagcagcgactTCGACGTATGGTAGAGGAACAGGAGCACACTGGTTTCAAGAGCGTGACGCAGGCATTTCTTCTCGGCTGGCGGGCAGTGTACAAGCAGATCACAAAGGATCCCGATGTGGCAAACGTCTTTAGCAAGATTGAGCTGCTCATTCGCCGTGACATTGTTGACCAGCGAAGGTTGGAATTTAGCTCTCTGGTACTCGCGTCTCAGGAGCAGATGTCCGTGTTGACACGGTACCAGATCGAGCGTCGGGCCTTGTGTCAGCACTACATAGACGGTGCTCGCGCCATCAGCGATGAAGAGAACAGGGAGGTAAATGACTTCTTCCGTGGCCACCACGTATGGCGGGGTGAGCAGGCTTCCCTGCATCGCGCCACTGTGCTGTCAACGGAAGAGGTGGCTGTCCGCCGCGCCATACGCggagcagaggcgcaggagcggcTTGTGTACAGGCTACAGTACCTTATGGAGAGGCTTCAGCTCCAATCTAAAGAAGCACGGGGACGTgttgccgaggaggaggagcgctgcCTCGATGCGCTCCGTGAGCAATACGTGCAGATCTTCTTTATTCAGGGCACGGAGACGCTCTTCGACGGCGAGCGAGTTGAGCGCATGCTCATCGAGCGCGATGAGTCGGCCGAAGCCGTCGACATgtttctgccgctgcggcaagCGCTTATACATTCTCTAGTATCGGACGCGTGTCGCCCTCTGTCAAGGTTGGAGGACGAATTCCGCGCACGTGTGATGGTTGAGGAGGCGCGTGATCGACGCAGCCTCATACGCCAGCAAGTGGCGCTCTCAGAAACAGTGAATCGCATTGGTCTCTTCAAACTTGAACGCAGATTTTGGCAGGACATCATCGCTGCACGAGTGTCCGCGCTGGAGGGCGACGAGCGTAGACGCCTTTGCACTTCCGCAGTGGCAGAGATGCTACTTATGCGGCAAGATGTGCTGGAGGACTGGGAGTGTGCGAGTCGACAGTATCTCTGTAAATCTGAGGCACTCGTGCGGGAAGGCCTTGCGCTCACCAACGTATTACCTGCAAGGTCATCATCGTGGTTCCTGACAGATGTGACGGACATGTGGGGCGCGTTGGAGGCGGACTGGGGCGATGCGGCATCTGATACAGCTACGTGGATCGCAAACTCGCCGCTACACGGCCCTTCCTCACTAACGTGCTCTTCAACTCTCCGCTGCGAAGATGTACTGATAGACGCGTACTTAGAGCGCGATTTGATCCACTTCATGGAGCATCGCGAGTGGTTACAGTTTGTGGACGACGCAAGGAAGACAGACTCCGCAgcggagagcagcgccgtcgatTTGCCTTGCTGGAAGCTGCACAGTTTGTCGATGCGACTGGAGTCCCAACAGCGTGCCTCTTCCATTAACGTGTGGCACTCGGACAACTCTTTCGACGTGAGCTTTCCGCTTGTGCAGTCCTCCAATGAGGCAATTGTTAGTGGGCGCACAATATCCTTTTACGAACCAGACACAggagcgacggcggcgctaATACAGCGCGACACTGGCGCTGGCATGGTCTTTTTCCTTATTCTGGACGACGAGGGCACAGTGCTGGCGTCTGCCACGATGGCGATCGAGATGGCGCCCATGTGCACCGCACACTTGTGTATCGCCCTTGACAACATTAGGGGATTTATTCGCCTTGTTTGA
- a CDS encoding mRNA capping methyltransferase, putative (TriTrypDB/GeneDB-style sysID: LpmP.35.0120) has product MPKGQAAAAYDDVTRKRKDDWSSQQVAFRHFNNFVKKTLIQFSLDRVLANVAASASEGAAVLDIASGRGGDIGKWLYMQSSAQGDARAPSCSLHTTVYDCYDISPECISEAERRCKEMIATMERPSRCCASFTVADCFSESFLRGTLPSSPHFGRYNIVSIQFAFHYACRSLDLVRDVFSAVSSALAPGGVVLITTVDLATLSKRAAEGMMSNELYSITFPNPPEYTTVSDGSTLLVTGTEYHFRLEGFVDCPEYVVPYDAVVQIASEAQLCLCESMSKPFSEFVPHYSANWKANRGNRLSQAELELVTLYRTLCFEKPNVAH; this is encoded by the coding sequence ATGCCAAAGGgacaggcggcggcggcatacGATGACGTGACACGAAAGCGCAAAGACGACTGGAGTAGCCAACAAGTGGCGTTTCGTCACTTCAATAACTTTGTAAAGAAGACATTAATTCAGTTTTCTCTCGATCGCGTATTGGCCAATGTGGCTGCCTCGGCATCAGAGGGAGCTGCAGTTCTCGATATTGCCAGCGGACGAGGTGGGGATATCGGCAAGTGGCTTTACATGCAAAGTTCTGCGCAGGGAGATGCTCGTGCGCCGTCATGCTCTTTGCACACCACCGTCTACGACTGCTACGACATCTCCCCCGAGTGCATcagcgaggcggagagacgGTGCAAGGAGATGATAGCCACCATGGAGAGGCCCTCGCGGTGCTGTGCCTCGTTCACCGTGGCTGACTGTTTCTCCGAGTCGTTTCTGCGAGGCACTTTACCCTCCTCCCCGCACTTTGGTCGCTACAACATCGTGTCGATTCAGTTTGCATTCCACTACGCCTGCAGGAGTCTCGATCTTGTCCGCGACGTCTTCTCGGCTGTCTCTAGCGCTCTCGCTCCAGGTGGTGTGGTGCTCATCACAACAGTTGACTTAGCGACGCTCTCCAAACGGGCGGCCGAAGGCATGATGAGCAACGAGCTGTACAGCATCACTTTCCCCAATCCGCCCGAATACACCACAGTCTCCGACGGTAGCACCTTGCTTGTCACGGGCACCGAATACCACTTTCGTCTGGAAGGCTTCGTAGACTGTCCCGAGTACGTGGTGCCGTATGATGCGGTGGTGCAAATCGCgagtgaggcgcagctgtgccttTGTGAGTCCATGTCGAAGCCTTTCTCCGAGTTTGTGCCGCACTACTCCGCAAACTGGAAAGCGAACAGGGGCAACAGGCTGAGTCAGGCAGAGCTGGAGCTTGTAACCTTGTACCGCACTCTCTGCTTCGAGAAACCGAATGTGGCACACTAG
- a CDS encoding hypothetical protein (TriTrypDB/GeneDB-style sysID: LpmP.35.0130), producing MSSEERETEAPNVSEPAALVKLPAEISSSSEDSDSDTYTICQSLFDALVARGFSENAIKKSIVAGCIDEATCTQWIQMHEGHAELDTALEDGFKVIIKAKRVLTEAEREAKVMELQERVRRNKEEERLELQRKERERLEMGRRMVRMKNEMEEVRCKMNVEEVQRENAADLEAKRRVKIQIIADRLERKGHTRDEALALAEKEFEQAAEKARAEAVEKLKKLQETQVPEPRATLSSDGAWNLSAITAASHTQNMLEGLFAGEVPACAPTLVDGMRKRTPADRTGECVRTLRLILGNIIADPFDTKKRTLRVSTKAFRDSILPLDEAVQLLRWCGFDLSTDTADNQILCLTTVVMRRLHQALALLGNE from the coding sequence ATgagcagcgaagagagggagacagaggcGCCGAATGTTAGCGAGCCTGCGGCGTTGGTGAAGCTGCCGGCTGAGATTTCTTCGTCATCTGAGGATAGTGACAGCGACACGTATACTATCTGTCAGAGTCTGTTCGATGCCCTGGTGGCCCGGGGGTTTAGCGAAAATGCCATCAAGAAGTCTATTGTTGCCGGCTGCATCGACGAAGCTACGTGCACCCAATGGATACAGATGCACGAAGGACACGCAGAGCTGGACACCGCGCTCGAGGATGGCTTCAAGGTGATCATCAAAGCGAAGCGCGTCTTGACCGAGGCAGAGCGCGAGGCCAAGGTGatggagctgcaggagcgcgtGAGGCGAaacaaggaggaggagaggctggagctgcagcgtaAGGAGCGGGAGCGTCTAGAAATGGGCCGAAGAATGGTGCGAATGAAGAACGAGATGGAGGAAGTGCGGTGCAAGATGAATGTGGAAGAGGTGCAACGCGAGAACGCCGCCGACCTAGAAGCAAAGCGGCGCGTCAAAATTCAAATCATCGCTGACCGACTGGAACGTAAAGGACACACCAGGGATGAGGCGCTCGCGCTAGCAGAGAAGGAGTTTGAGCAGGCAGCGGAGAAAGCTcgcgcggaggcggtggagaagctgaaaAAGCTACAGGAGACGCAGGTTCCCGAGCCGAGGGCCACCTTGTCGAGTGACGGTGCATGGAACTTGTCCGCCATCACGGCCGCCTCACACACTCAGAATATGCTGGAGGGACTCTTTGCGGGAGAGGTCCCCGCATGTGCGCCGACGCTCGTCGACGGTATGCGCAAACGCACACCTGCCGATCGAAcgggtgagtgtgtgcgtacACTCCGGCTCATCCTTGGTAACATCATAGCCGACCCGTTTGACACGAAGAAGCGCACGTTGCGCGTCTCCACAAAGGCGTTCCGTGACTCCATTCTTCCTCTAGATgaagcggtgcagctgctgcgctggtgcgGGTTCGACTTATCGACTGATACTGCCGACAATCAGATCCTCTGCCTCACCACTGTTGTCATGCGTCGCCTTCACCAGGCCCTCGCGCTCCTGGGCAACGAGTAA
- a CDS encoding hypothetical protein (TriTrypDB/GeneDB-style sysID: LpmP.35.0140): MFKQLKQTVASAISSNPLYEYVLDTSGTTLCGRNNLFEKCDAVVRASGKKVTIFTLRIKRMLECCSADEALAIIKTVKNSVALLTLMRHPGILSIDGQLVESKSKIWFVTERVSMVLTPETVHGLPLQVKLLGLCHCAEAIRFLHERAEILLFNFAFSSIYVAEDNKWKIGDLCFAMPRAQLNAPPPSPFPFHSVAAPLLDYLPTEYVDFCTKQSDTAHRDLFSAEAAPLVYPDSDTYGFLVVTVEALEEKRLFHCSGNPREQQRQLSSVEALMSRYFPAGALRLPRPPIATVISTGPFATPDMKTLTALLSFDILDNDTRFRLLKALYDGLTQSGFCEAVILSDIVPLMLRESKMDAMLRFALPILLLCAGTLCADNFSRALREYFVSLLTAIIRAPSLQRLAVYAEQLLQRRESIQKHFASVEDRATFIVPLIMKLMQSDGNERLQKGSLEWLRDVLIQTPTINLDLPNDIATRLLHVASSNADFFSLAFQCLEKILTLATTETKMEVEVSLTRDISNATLSLTTVQQDYILNLLKSIQEKMSPEHRAIRSIPLLCPLLLHTNGTMRQFAVASIVGYAQLFGSGPTPPLPSSGASVSSSAAHSAAPLALTAPLTRSTQSPSAAQPATRANDDVFASLFS; the protein is encoded by the coding sequence ATGTTCAAGCAGCTCAAACAGACCGTGGCGTCCGCCATTTCCTCCAACCCTCTCTACGAGTACGTACTGGACACCTCTGGTACTACCCTTTGTGGGCGCAACAACTTGTTCGAGAAGTGcgacgcggtggtgcgcgcgAGTGGAAAGAAGGTTACTATCTTTACCCTGCGAATAAAGAGGATGCTggagtgctgcagcgctgacgaGGCGCTCGCGATCATTAAGACTGTAAAGAACAGTGTCGCACTGCTGACTCTCATGCGCCACCCCGGCATCCTCAGCATCGACGGTCAACTTGTCGAGAGCAAAAGCAAGATATGGTTTGTGACGGAGCGAGTGTCGATGGTGCTCACGCCGGAGACTGTTCATGGACTCCCTCTTCAGGTGAAGCTGCTGGGActctgccactgcgccgAGGCCATTCGATTCCTGCACGAGAGGGCAGAGATTCTTCTCTTCAACTTCGCCTTTTCTTCCATCTACGTAGCCGAGGACAACAAATGGAAGATCGGCGACCTCTGCTTCGCTATGCCGCGCGCCCAGCTCAACGctccgccaccgtcgcccttccctttccacagcgtggcagcgccgctacTGGACTACCTGCCGACAGAGTACGTAGACTTTTGCACTAAGCAGAGCGATACCGCCCACAGAGACCTCTTTTCcgctgaagctgcgccgctcgtgTACCCGGACAGCGACACGTACGGGTTTCTCGTGGTTACGGTAGAGGCCTTGGAAGAGAAGCGGCTCTTCCACTGCAGCGGAAACccacgagagcagcagcggcagctgagcTCCGTTGAGGCGCTCATGTCGCGCTACTTTCCCGCCGGGGCGTTGCGGCTCCCACGTCCGCCGATTGCGACGGTCATCAGCACCGGCCCCTTCGCGACGCCGGACATGAAGACGCTCACTGCTTTGCTCTCCTTCGACATCCTCGACAATGACACGCGCTTTAGACTACTAAAGGCGCTCTACGACGGCCTCACTCAGAGCGGCTTTTGCGAGGCTGTCATCCTGTCAGATATTGTGCCTCTCATGCTGCGGGAGAGTAAGATGGATGCTATGCTTCGCTTTGCGCTGCCGATACTTCTGCTGTGCGCTGGCACCCTCTGTGCCGACAACTTTTCTCGCGCCTTACGGGAGTACTTCGTGTCGCTGCTAACTGCCATTATTCGAGCCCCGTCTCTACAGCGGCTGGCGGTGTACGCCGAACAACTTCTACAGAGGCGTGAGAGCATCCAAAAGCACTTTGCCAGTGTGGAGGACAGAGCAACGTTCATTGTTCCTCTCATCATGAAGTTGATGCAGAGCGACGGAAATGAGCGCCTCCAGAAAGGTAGCCTGGAGTGGCTTCGCGACGTACTGATACAGACCCCCACCATCAATCTCGACTTGCCAAACGACATAGCCACTCGTTTGCTCCACGTCGCCTCGTCAAACGCAGACTTCTTTTCACTCGCCTTTCAGTGCCTCGAGAAGATCCTCACATTGGCCACGACAGAGACTAAAATGGAAGTAGAAGTGAGCCTGACGCGAGACATCTCCAATGCCACCCTCTCGTTGACAACAGTGCAGCAGGATTACATACTGAACCTCCTGAAGAGCATACAGGAGAAGATGTCCCCAGAGCATCGCGCTATCAGGTCGATCCCGCTCCTGTGTCCTCTGCTCCTTCACACCAATGGAACCATGCGGCAGTTTGCTGTTGCGTCGATTGTCGGGTACGCGCAACTGTTTGGCAGCGGCCCAACGCCACCGCTACCATCCAGCGGCGCCTCCGTTTCCTCCTCAGCGGCGCattctgcagcaccgcttgCACTCACGGCTCCCTTGACGCGATCCACACAGTCTCCTTCAGCCGCGCAGCCAGCAACGCGCGCAAACGATGACGTCTTTGCGTCGCTGTTTTCCTAA
- a CDS encoding fructose-6-phosphate2-kinase/fructose-2,6-bisph os phatase-likeprotein (TriTrypDB/GeneDB-style sysID: LpmP.35.0150) → MVLVQLRASNICDVDDAKETNTIDFRHMVGVEYHTPREVVRPPPSLTGTEAHHMAMTSTGLYRFSNATSPVVIFVSSEERCSLSARFFCTRFVHYFRWIGESVQLFVASKNFQDHRPAPYARQRDIWLQENHRCVSAALSYFDSDPKLGFAATPVAVIFTDCDCADARRSLVSALPADRSFLIRYVRFSEEWESHRCNSYRFIDVSLQRQALRASRSSGSIVCSSLTRFLNSMLPTLYQLYSEEPQEGAPGDTLKSFPPIFFTRHGQSEYNIEDRLGGDPDLTETGCVDAEDIARFFELQVKTNVNLFEFRTTVWGEDDDFEVWCSQLRRTQRTAQPTADILSHGVLKPFKSLNEIHAGICEDMTNEEVKLLYPFIQLFRHTDKVGFRYPDGESYVDLVRRLTPLLNDLNNCRKCVVVVAHQAVLRTMLSFFGGRPVEEAVHAPCPQRTIWVCTMNRLGEPRLAEIALSPRQSQDEGPGVSWEGW, encoded by the coding sequence ATGGTCCTCGTGCAGCTGAGGGCGTCGAACATATGTGATGTGGACGACGCAAAGGAAACAAACACAATCGACTTTAGGCACatggtgggggtggagtaCCACACTCCGCGAGAAGTGGTACGCCCACCGCCGTCTCTGACAGGCACCGAAGCCCATCATATGGCGATGACAAGCACGGGTTTATACAGGTTCTCCAATGCGACGAGTCCAGTTGTCATCTTCGTCAGCTCCGAGGAGCGGTGCAGCTTGTCGGCGCGGTTCTTTTGCACCCGTTTCGTGCACTACTTCCGGTGGATAGGCGAGAGCGTACAGCTGTTTGTGGCCTCCAAGAACTTTCAAGATCACCGTCCGGCGCCGTACGCCAGGCAACGGGATATATGGCTTCAAGAAAACCACCGCTGTGTGTCGGCTGCCTTGAGCTACTTCGACTCAGATCCGAAGCTGGGCTTTGCTGCCACTCCTGTCGCTGTTATTTTTACTGACTGTGACTGTGCAGATGCCCGCCGATCTCTGGTGAGTGCTCTCCCCGCTGATCGCTCCTTTCTGATCCGGTACGTGCGGTTTTCGGAGGAGTGGGAGAGCCACAGATGCAACTCATATCGCTTTATCGACGTTAGTCTTCAGCGGCAGGCACTGCGCGCGTCGCGGAGCAGCGGTAGCATCGTCTGCTCTAGCCTCACCAGATTCCTTAATAGCATGCTACCGACGCTATATCAGCTCTACTCTGAGGAGCCGCAGGAAGGCGCGCCAGGTGACACACTCAAGTCGTTCCCGCCGATCTTCTTCACCCGGCACGGGCAATCCGAGTACAACATCGAGGACCGACTCGGCGGAGATCCGGACTTGACGGAGACCGGTTGCGTCGACGCCGAGGACATTGCCCGTTTTTTTGAGCTTCAAGTCAAGACGAATGTAAACTTGTTTGAGTTTCGCACCAccgtgtggggggaggacgACGACTTTGAGGTGTGGTGCAGCCAGCTGCGACGGACTCAGCGCACAGCACAGCCCACTGCCGACATACTGTCCCACGGTGTTCTCAAACCATTCAAGTCGCTCAACGAGATTCATGCTGGCATCTGCGAGGATATGACCAACGAGGAAGTAAAGTTGCTCTACCCTTTCATTCAGCTCTTTCGGCACACAGACAAGGTCGGTTTCCGCTATCCGGACGGCGAATCATACGTTGACCTTGTCCGCCGGCTCACACCATTGTTGAATGACTTGAACAACTGCAGGAAGTGTGTTGTAGTTGTTGCACACCAAGCCGTCCTCCGTACGatgctctctttctttggaGGACGGCCGGTAGAAGAGGCCGTCCATGCCCCATGCCCACAGAGGACCATTTGGGTGTGCACAATGAACCGCCTCGGCGAACCGCGGCTGGCTGAGATTGCTTTGTCGCCTCGCCAGAGTCAAGACGAGGGACCCGGGGTTTCCTGGGAAGGCTGGTAG